In Candidatus Methylomirabilota bacterium, the sequence GGTCCGCTTCGCGGCGGCGATCGAGCGCGGGCGGCTCTACGCGACGCAGTTCCACCCCGAGAAGAGCCAGCGCTGGGGGCTGCGTCTCCTCGAGAACTTCGCGGCGATCGTGAAGTCGTCGTCGGGGAGCGCCGCGCGGTGATCGTCATCCCCGCCGTGGACCTGCGCGGGGGCCGGGCGGTGCGGCTCCGGGAAGGGCGCGCGGACGCCGAGACCGTCTTCTCCGACGATCCGGTGGCCATGGCCATGCGCTGGAAGGCGCTCGGCGCGGAGCGCCTCCACGTGGTGGACCTCGACGGCGCGTTCGCGGGTGCGCCGCGGCAGAGCGCGCTCGTCGCGAAGATCGTCGCGGCGGTCGCGCCGGTGCCGGTCGAGGCCGGTGGCGGGCTCCGGACCCTCGCCGCGCTCGAGGCCGTGCTCGAGGCGGGGGCACGCTGGGCCGTCGTCGGCACGCGCGCCGCGCTCGACCCGGCGTTCCTCCTCGACGCGTGCCGGGCGCACGGCGGGCGCATCATCGTGGCCGTGGACGCACGGGGCGCCCGGGTGGCGGTGAAGGGCTGGACCGAGGTCGGGGAGGAGACGGTCGCGGACGTCGCGCGGCGGGCGCAGGACGCGGGCGCGGCCGCGCTCCTCTACACCGACGTGAGCCGCGACGGCACCGGGCTCGGACCGAACGTCGAGGACACCGCGGCGCTCGCGCGCACGGTGGCGCTGCCGGTGCTCGCGTCCGGCGGGGTGGCGTCCCTCGACGACCTCAAGCGCCTCGCGGCGGTGCCCGGCGTGGCGGGGTGTGTCGTGGGACGGGCGCTCTACACCGGCGCGCTCGACCTCGCCGAGGCCCTGCGGGAACTGGCGAGCGCCTGATGCTGGCGAAGCGGATCATCCCCTGCCTCGACGTCAAGGACGGTCGCGTCGTCAAGGGCGTGCGCTTCGTGGACCTGCGCGACGCCGGCGACCCCGTGGAGGCCGCGCTCGCCTACGACGCGCAGGGCGCCGACGAGCTCGTCTTCCTCGACATCACGGCGTCCCACGAGGCCCGCGCGATCATGCTCGACGTCGTGCGCCGGACGGCGGAGGGCATCTACATGCCGCTGACCGTCGGGGGCGGGATCCGCTCGATCGACGACGTCCGGCTCCTGCTGCGCGCCGGGGCGGACAAGGTCTCGCTCAACACGGCCGCGCTCGAGCGCCCCGGCGTGATCCG encodes:
- a CDS encoding 1-(5-phosphoribosyl)-5-[(5-phosphoribosylamino)methylideneamino] imidazole-4-carboxamide isomerase; this translates as MIVIPAVDLRGGRAVRLREGRADAETVFSDDPVAMAMRWKALGAERLHVVDLDGAFAGAPRQSALVAKIVAAVAPVPVEAGGGLRTLAALEAVLEAGARWAVVGTRAALDPAFLLDACRAHGGRIIVAVDARGARVAVKGWTEVGEETVADVARRAQDAGAAALLYTDVSRDGTGLGPNVEDTAALARTVALPVLASGGVASLDDLKRLAAVPGVAGCVVGRALYTGALDLAEALRELASA